The genomic region TTGTCGCGCACCACCACGAACTGCCAGGGCTGCTCGTTGCAGGCCGAAGGGGCCTGCATGCCGCAGCGCAGGATCTCCTCGACCTTTGCGTCCGTCACCGGCTCGGCGGTGTAAGCGCGCACGCTGCGCCGGGTCTTGATGGCGGTTATGGCGTCCATGGCCGCCGGCGTCTCCCCGGCCCAGGCCGCCCTGGCCGCGAAAAGCGCCGGAGCCGCCCCGGCTAAAAGCCCAAGCACCCTTCTCCTGCCCATGCGTCGTGCCTTGCCGATCATGTCGCCTCCCGGCGCGGCTTACGGCTTCGCGCCTATTGGACCCGAACCACGATATAGCGGGCCAAATCCCGCAGAAAATCCGCCGCCGGACCATCGTAGGCGGCAATGGCGGCCAGGGCCGCATCCACACGCTGCCCGGCCAGCCGCCGGCTCTCGTTAAGCCCGACCAGACTCGGATAGGTGCTCTTGCCCTGCTCCCGGTCGCTGCCCACGGGCTTGCCCATGGTGGCCGCATCGCCAACCTCGTCGAGAATGTCGTCGACGATCTGGAACGCCGCGCCCACGGCCTCGCCGTACTCCCGGGCCCGGCTGATGCCGTCCTCGGCCGCGCCGGCCAGGATCGCGCCGCACACACACGAAGCGGTAATGAGCGCTCCGGTCTTGAGCGCCTGCATATGGGCCAGTTCGGCCAGGGTCACGCCCTGGCGGGCGGTAAATTCCATATCCAGCATCTGGCCGCCGACCATGCCGGCCGCGCCCGCCGCCCGCCCCGCCTCGGCCAGGGCCGGCAGCACCAACTCGGCCGCGACAGCCGGCCAGGAGCGGCTCATGCAACCAAACGCCTCGGTGAGAAGCGCATCGCCGGCCAGGATGGCCCCGGCCTCGCCGAAAACCTTATGGTTCGAGGGCCGGCCCCGGCGCAGGTCGTCGTCGTCCATGGCCGGCAGGTCGTCGTGGATAAGCGAATAGGTGTGGATAAGCTCGAACCCGGCGGCAAACGGCATGACGCTGGCCCGGGGCGCGCCGAAAAGCTCGGCAAAGGACAGGCACAGGCAGGGCCGCAACCGCTTGCCCCCGGCCATCAACGAATATTCCATGGCCGAAAGCAGTCCCTCGGGCACGCCGCGCTCCCGCATGCGCGCGCCGAAGCGCTCCCGGATGTACACTTCCACTTCGGCCGCCTGGGCGGCCAATCGTTCCTTCACCGTCACGCGAGTTCCTCCCCGTCTTCGCCGTCCGCATCGGCAAGCCGCGCATCTTCGACGTCAAAAGGCTTAAGCGCGCCGTCCTCACCGGCCAGGGACAACTCCAGCTTGGCCGCCTCGAGCCGTTTGCGGCAGTCGGCGACAAGCCCCATGCCTTCCTTGTACAGGGCCACACCCTTTTCCAAGGGAACATCTCCGGCTTCCAGCCGCGCGGCGATACGTTCCAGGCGTTCCAACGCCTTTTCAAAAGACTCTTGTTTGCCCGCGCTCATGCCTTCTCCCCGTCGCGTCCGACATCGTCCGCATCCGCCGGTGCGGGCGCGACGTCCGTTACCCGCGCCTCGACGCGGCCTGCATACACCATGATGGAAAGGTTGTCGCCCGGCCGCGCATCCCCCGCCCGGCGCAGGAATTTACCGGTGCGGGAAAGCGTCGTCAGGCTGTAGCCGCGCGCAAGCGGCCCCATGGGATCGAGGCCGGCCAGCTCGGCCGCGGCCAGATCCAGCCGGTTTTCCCGCCCGGCCAGGAAAAATCGCAACGCATTGCCGAGCCGCTCCGTCCGGCGGGAAAGGGATTCCTCCCTGGCTTCCAGGCTGTGCGGCCCATACTGCCCCGCCATCTTGGCGGCAACCGCATCCAACCGGGCGGCAAATTTTCCCAGCCAGCCGTTCCCGGCCCGCGTAAGCCGCGCCGCCGCGCCAGCGAAAGATTCATCCAACCGCGCCAATCGCTGCCGGGGCGAGAGCCAGGCAAGCCCCCGGGCCAGGGCGACAAGCTCCCGCTCCCGCATGGCCACAAGCCGCGCCATGCCGCGCCGCGCCGCCATCTCCAG from Solidesulfovibrio fructosivorans JJ] harbors:
- the xseB gene encoding exodeoxyribonuclease VII small subunit, producing the protein MSAGKQESFEKALERLERIAARLEAGDVPLEKGVALYKEGMGLVADCRKRLEAAKLELSLAGEDGALKPFDVEDARLADADGEDGEELA
- a CDS encoding polyprenyl synthetase family protein — encoded protein: MTVKERLAAQAAEVEVYIRERFGARMRERGVPEGLLSAMEYSLMAGGKRLRPCLCLSFAELFGAPRASVMPFAAGFELIHTYSLIHDDLPAMDDDDLRRGRPSNHKVFGEAGAILAGDALLTEAFGCMSRSWPAVAAELVLPALAEAGRAAGAAGMVGGQMLDMEFTARQGVTLAELAHMQALKTGALITASCVCGAILAGAAEDGISRAREYGEAVGAAFQIVDDILDEVGDAATMGKPVGSDREQGKSTYPSLVGLNESRRLAGQRVDAALAAIAAYDGPAADFLRDLARYIVVRVQ